The Methanoplanus sp. FWC-SCC4 genome has a window encoding:
- a CDS encoding phosphoribulokinase: MKKTKNFRDVIAKSPCVFVIGVAGDSGSGKTTFTSAVREIFGENLVSTITLDDYHTLDREERKERNVTPLSPEANNFELLREHVSMLKRGLPIQKPVYNHKNGRFDPPVPFSPKKIIILEGLHPFATEELRSLMDFTVFVNPDKDVKYDWKIRRDVGERGYKKEDVMAELKARSVDYELYVKPQIEYSDAVIRISNSRYGKRVQNMRNVYNVTLYQNRLDKTIKNINLNFNLFSINSLADRNFLFEFHRTNTDKRRLGALSLDGEFSFDVIRSLEKNIEKQTGVTPVSLYSGKEYVTATEMVQLLLSWRIINKRIAIEEESGDGFCV, encoded by the coding sequence CAGGTGATTCGGGCTCCGGGAAGACCACATTTACCAGTGCGGTCAGGGAGATATTCGGGGAAAATCTTGTATCCACCATCACCCTTGACGATTATCACACTCTTGACAGGGAGGAGAGAAAGGAGAGGAATGTAACTCCGCTTTCTCCTGAGGCAAACAATTTTGAGCTTTTAAGAGAGCATGTTTCGATGCTTAAAAGGGGGCTCCCCATACAAAAGCCGGTCTATAACCACAAAAACGGAAGATTTGATCCTCCCGTTCCTTTCAGCCCGAAAAAGATAATTATTTTAGAGGGTCTCCATCCCTTTGCAACGGAAGAACTTCGTTCTTTAATGGACTTTACGGTTTTTGTAAATCCTGATAAAGATGTAAAATATGACTGGAAGATAAGGCGTGATGTCGGGGAGAGGGGATATAAAAAAGAGGATGTCATGGCTGAACTAAAGGCAAGAAGTGTTGATTATGAACTTTATGTAAAACCCCAGATTGAATATTCTGATGCGGTAATAAGGATCTCAAATTCCCGTTATGGAAAAAGGGTCCAGAACATGAGGAATGTGTATAATGTCACACTGTACCAAAACAGGCTTGACAAAACCATAAAAAACATAAATCTGAACTTTAATCTCTTCTCGATTAACTCTCTTGCAGACCGTAACTTTTTGTTTGAGTTTCACAGGACGAACACGGACAAAAGAAGATTAGGTGCCCTTTCCCTTGACGGTGAATTCAGCTTTGATGTCATCAGAAGTCTTGAGAAAAATATTGAAAAGCAGACCGGTGTAACACCCGTGTCTCTTTATTCCGGAAAAGAATATGTTACAGCGACTGAGATGGTTCAGCTTCTGCTTTCATGGAGAATTATAAACAAAAGAATAGCAATTGAGGAGGAGTCCGGGGACGGCTTTTGTGTGTGA